A region of Terriglobales bacterium DNA encodes the following proteins:
- the npdG gene encoding NADPH-dependent F420 reductase gives MNRIAIVGGTGPEGRGLALRWAGAGMSVIIGSRDADRAKAKAAEVAAKAGAGQVEGMENSAAVAEADVVVITVPFEAQAGTLKSLKPAFRPGAVVIDCTVPLAVAVGGRPSRVLGVWQGSAAQQAAELLPEGVAVAAAFHNVSAELLEGTGPVDSDVIVCSDHSNARQVAMELAEKIPGVRAVDGGRLENARIVEQLTALLITINTRYKVHTAAIRVTGLPPTGQA, from the coding sequence GCGGCACGGGTCCGGAAGGCCGCGGGCTGGCGCTGCGTTGGGCTGGCGCCGGGATGAGCGTAATCATCGGCTCACGGGACGCGGATCGTGCCAAGGCGAAAGCAGCCGAAGTGGCAGCCAAGGCCGGCGCCGGCCAGGTCGAAGGCATGGAGAACTCCGCCGCCGTCGCCGAGGCCGACGTGGTTGTGATCACAGTGCCGTTCGAAGCTCAGGCCGGCACGCTCAAGTCGCTCAAGCCCGCCTTTCGCCCGGGAGCGGTCGTGATCGATTGCACCGTTCCACTGGCTGTGGCCGTGGGCGGACGCCCTTCGCGCGTGCTGGGCGTGTGGCAAGGCTCGGCGGCGCAACAAGCGGCGGAACTTCTGCCCGAAGGCGTCGCCGTCGCGGCCGCGTTCCACAACGTCTCCGCCGAACTGCTGGAAGGCACGGGCCCGGTGGACTCCGACGTCATCGTCTGCAGCGACCATTCAAACGCCCGCCAGGTGGCCATGGAACTGGCCGAGAAGATCCCCGGCGTGCGGGCGGTGGACGGCGGCCGGCTGGAGAACGCCCGCATCGTCGAGCAGCTCACCGCGCTGCTCATCACCATCAACACCCGCTACAAGGTGCACACTGCGGC